In Acipenser ruthenus chromosome 1, fAciRut3.2 maternal haplotype, whole genome shotgun sequence, the genomic stretch atacaaACCAACCAATTTACAGATACTTGCAGATTTGTATttagtgcatgacatactgcattttaaaagtaaataaaaggaagtttctaatcaaatgtgtttttatatccacttccaagatttcacagacttttgttcaaattcacttTTTTCCGTGACCTCCGTGACAAACTCGTATCCTTGATTATCGTTTGATAATGAAGCTATTCATAAGTTAGTTAGTATTCCTCAATTTAGTTGCATAGTTTTACTTTCGTTGCATATTGCTATAATGGGTAACTTGACGACATTGTTTATTTTAGCtgctgcctttatccaaggtgatccatctatttattaattactgatttatttattttgctacaggTTCAAATAACTCAAGGTATTTAAATATATAGAGGATAATATTTGTAATCTTGGATTTATACAACACATGGGGAAATAAGGCTTAGGCTATCTGAATATGAacagaatgaaaaaaatgaaatcagattTATACTGCAGAGAGCAAGTAGCTGAAGCTACTTCTAAAcgcaataaataaatgattatttcataataaatcaaaAGCAATATAACAATATGAAGTTAACGAAGACAACAGACTTCAAAACTACAGTAATCCGTTCCGTATCCGCtcgtcacatatctgccctaaccgtttatctgccatgatcaacctcttcagtaacgttagtttattattgaacagagaatatTACTTCAGCTATTGTAGATCTTAACAAAGTTTTCGTAGACTGTTGTATATGCTCCATATTGGATTATGGGATTAATAAAAAGAATGACCTCAGACTTGCCATTTAtttagtacaaaataaaatatctaaactgCCACAGTTTCAAACTTAAATACCATCCTGGTTTCTACATGAATACAAAACTGTACACTCTGGAAAAACTAGTTCGCCACATGGTAACATGTACACAAGGACACGATCACACGCACGGTCCAGAGTGTGCGTGAGTCTAAGAACATTTCTACGTAAAGTTGTATGTTGATAAATCTCATACTTTGTTAGTTAGACTGTGGGTACGCACAGTTCAGAATTAAATTTGTGCGTACGCACGATTGATAAATATAGCCCCTTGTCTCCTTTAATAGCGAGAGCAGTGGGGGGATGCCTGGTTCAGTAGAATGGTTGGTTGTCCTTTAtggaattttgcttttgtggattttattgttattttagacAGAAAATCTGTTTCTTTAAACAACTGTAGCGTATGAAAATAACTTATTGTACCTCACAAACCAAACGCATAACTGTTGTATGTGAAGTGGATTTTTAAATTAgaatcatttaaaaattcaagCCGTTATATGCACTAAAGGTGACAGCAGTGGATCCAGCGTGCAATTGCCTTGAGGGAAAAACaactgttacaaaaaataaataaaataaataaatcccccaGTAATTCATGCAAGGAGGTTAAAAGGGGGCAATGCACCTCAATGGATCGTGGCAATGTTCTCGGTTAACGAGGCCGAGTTGAGCCCTGTACCAACTTACCAAATATTTGTCTATTAACAAACCTCTTGCTAAAAAGAGTAAGTTTGGCCCTTGCCTTATTTATCAGTGCTAAtggtacatgcaaaaaaaaaaaatgcacagaagAACTTTTAGCAGATGGTTGCAAGGGCTATAATTCTTTACCTTTCAGAAGGTGTTTTACCATTGCTGCTGGGAAAACAGCAGCTTGATATTTTACTTTTTGGGTGACTTTGTAGCTATTCAATTGTCAAAACTACAAATGTAATACTAAAACATTTCCTATCTGTCTTAGCTAGAAATATAATTATCAAAAGAGCTTTAAATGACCCATTCAGTACTGGCTAGTGTGCAAATAGTTCTCTTATCTTACTGCACTTTAAGGAAATACAAGTGCAGAAAATTGTATACTGGGACAGTACTTTCCCTAAGGTAAAACACTAAAAGGTAAAACTGaatcagtttttaaaatgtcGTGCACTTCCTCAAAAAAGATCTATAACTAGTTAAGGGGCTGTGCTATACTTGGAATGGCACTCTCTTTAAACATACCTGGGATGTTGCCTGTGATTGTCTTGCCGCTTCCTGACACCTCTTTGTCGTCATCGGAGGAACTGGTGCTGGAGTCGCAGGTCAGGTCGCTGTCACTGGTACTGCTGTCCTGCAGCAGGTTGTACTTTTTCCGGGCGGCTGCCTCCCTCTTCTGTCTCAGCAGTCGTATACGCTCCTTGTGCTTTTGGCTCCGGTGGCCCTTGACCTTGGCTAGCCGGCCATTCTGTTTATCTGCCCCAGTCGCCTGCCAGCGGTTCTTCTTAGCAGCCATGGAGGTCGTGGAAGACATTTCACTCTCAGACCGCGAACGCCTCGACTTCCTGCCCCctgccaccaccacccccccgGCCCCAGAGTTGGAGTCCCCCCCTTCTGCGGCACAGGAAGCCCCTGCTCGGGGTGCCCCGTTCTCTTCAGCAGAGGACAGTGTATCTGAGTCAGCAAGGTGGCCACTGGAGGATGGCGACAACATGCAGTGGTTGGAGGAGTCGCTCTCGTAGGTCCGGCTGGGCGTCTGTTTTTCGCTCTCCGTGGAGGCCTGCTGTGACTCAGGAGAGTCCCGTCGAAGCTCCATTAGAAGGCAAGGCATGGCGGAAAGAAGACCTGGGTCGGTCTGGAGGAGACCGTCTCCTTCCTTCTCCGAGGGGGAGGTCTCTGTTTTCAGGGTCTTGTCTCCTGCTGCAACTTCCAAAGGGGTTTCTGGAGGGGTCTTGGAATTGACAAGCTCTTCCGACTTCTCCGCATCAGCCATCTTCATGTCAGTCGGTTGCCAGGCCCTCCCTGGTCAGATCATAGAGCACAGGGGAATACTAGGGCTTAGGGGTTGGGGAACGTTGATAGAATCCGTCACAGGGGCAAgcctacattaaaataaaaaaggaaatgtttTACTCACATTTCACCTCTGACAGCAGATTGCTGAAGTGGGCCAGCCTACACTTTGATAATGGTTTTAGTAAGTTCCCTTGAGGCAACACCACCAGATGAGAATTAACTATTGTATTTTTCCATCTCAACATGTTTTACAGCGATTATAGCAAATGGACATTAATTTAAATGACCATTTCCATCAGACCATGCTACTATGTTAGATGTTGGCCGCATCTCTTAAGACGTGGTCACACAATCAACTTTTGTTGGCCATGTGTTGCCTTGTGTGACAAGCTGGAACCGCACTGCCACGCTTAGGACACTGTTCTATTTCACTGCCAATACAAAAGCAACAAACTCAATACAGAGATGCCAACTTATGAAAGTAGAAAATAGTAGCATAGTAGTGGAAATATAGTAGCACATTAGcagcagatttatttatttaaaggccAGTGGGTGCTAGCCCTAGAAATTAAACGGTTCTTTGGGTCTGGCAAGCTAATGCCCTaatttttgctgttcaatctatcattttggtaattgtaaacacatggCATTTAGCAATTAACAACCCCAATAAAAATACTTACACTTTTTTTGAAATTTGGAATTCTATTTATCCTGGATCTAAATATCAGAAatgaagagtaagtgctatcaaaccTAGACTGAAttattcaacctcaaaactttataaaGCGACAGTCATGACACCCACCACGTTTCAGAGAAGTCAGTCCGGCAGTATTCACAGTAGACATAGATTGAGACACACTACTTCTTTTAATTAACGACCATTCTGTGATAAATTCCTCTCGatatttctgacaagccaaccTCAATCTTTTTGACTGAGGAGAGTGACATTTGTTTGATTTATGATTCCcattttaataactgataaggctgggattttgtcacaAATATGTACTAAAAATCACAGTGCAGTCATGGTAAATTTGTTCAAAATCATGGAGGATGGGGGAAATGGTGTGTTTAGTCACAGGgatgaaaattaaacttttaaatATATGCAGTACCTACATAAACATAAAATTGGTCTGTCTGTAGAAGTAGGAAAAGGGGAAAAattaatctaaatatttattacaCAACATCAGGTTtaagttttaatcctgtaaatcggTAAGCGTCACAGCATACACAACTATAAACACATGTTCGTTTTACATAAGATTTGGTTGGGTTtctacaggacagcaaacaaaaactgtaggTTTTACATACCTTTAAAAAGTAACATTTGAAGTTGAAAGACTTGGTGTGcatctgttgcttctgctgtggtacagtttgtcactattttactgtttgtttgtttacatattattctgatacaacaTGTTGTACATGTTTGATGCCTTTGTGGAGCGCCGGTCATACcgaagtacattttttttacgcAGAAAATGATTACAGCAAGAGTTGGGAAtctcatttccatgtttttccagaactggtaaatgttgcatttcatttcactgacaatttCGTAGTAAGCACGGTATTCACGCTGTGCTACACAGTTGTCTTCAAACAGTAGAATGGACTCAAAAACGCCGCTTTCTCAGCTATGCCGAGATACTTCGCTTGATTTGGGTATAAAACCCGACAGACAttgaaaaatgcagctgcaagtTGAGAAAATCGGGCAGTAGAGTTGCTATGTTTAAATCAATTGACAGCGCTGAAAAAAAATTCAAAGAGTTAACGGCTACATTGCAAAGTAAAGCAACCgagctagttcaacatcattaactaAACCgtgaaagcgtttttttttttttttttggttaaggtggaatttcaagtTGTGTTGGTAAAGTTCAATGTTCTCTATTAAAATCACAGAATCCGTGTCCACCATGACTTAATCACAGCCTTACTGACAAGCAACCAAGTAAACGTGCGATTGATAATGATAGCAGGGCGACATTTGAGCAGCAGTTTCTGAAGGACAcctaaactggttactaagcaacccagaGCTTTTAGTACGTCAGTTAAAATGTCAGTGAAATAGTTATTTAAGAACCAAGAAATTCGTTAAATTAAACAGGAAAACAGACACATGGTATTTAagtaatatttcataaacgttcagggagtatccatcatttatttatttaataaaaatggtaGTATTATACCCCTTCACCTTAGCGCCACAGtagaacctccaaaatagtagctgctatgaCCAAATCGTAGCAGTTGGCATCTCTGTAAATACTAACCAATCACATTTGATAGTTTTGtcacatggtaaaaaaaaaggaaagaaattgTGAACACATGACTTAGAAATACGATgaccatttaaaaatacataacagAAGTTGCCTCTAAAAAGCCATGCCAGTAATTGAGGGAATTCTCTGGTAAGTAAAATATTAATTTGATTTCTGCCTTTGAATATAGGCTAGGTGCAGTAGGTCAATTACATATTATATCGCCTAGACATTATTTCTTCATCTAAAACTGCCAGTACACCAGCAGCACTGGCTTTTCTCACAGACAACGATtggtttacattattttgttgcCAGAATGTTGGCACCTTGTCGACAGCAGGTTTTTCTCTCACATGACCACGGATTACAAGGCAACACAAGTCTCCATCTTGTGTGACCAGTCCACCATGCTTTCTCTGTTGGACACGGTAAGATTAACATGCCACTGTATCCTTTCGCTCTAATGTAGCTTCCTAGTGGAAAGCATTGctgcaatacatacatacatacagagagAAAAAGACACTTATATTCAGTTATATTTAAAATTCTGCTTAAAACAATGGTGCTACTATTGCAGTGCGATAATCATTATATCAGGAAAGTGAGACTGCAAAATTGTATGTGGAAATTTACTATTGTTCAGTGTTAGAAAATACAAGTTCAAACTTACTTGTACTGTATGCAACATCATTTCTGAAATCTTACAAGAAATCACTTACAGTGCTTCGCAGTCTGTACCAAGGTATGTCAGATTAACCGTCAAGGGAGGTATCTTAGTAGTGAGAATTATTATTCATGAACTCAGCAGGTAAGTTTCAAGAGGGTGTTCATGTAGATTCATTGTGTTTGAGGTCTAAAATTCTTAATATATATCAAGTACTGCTTGCAAGCAGTTCATTACCACTTCAGAATCGATCCACATACCCACTTTTAATTCTACAATTCCATGAACTTTTCTTATATCTCAATTTCACACTCAAGAAACCTTGTGGACCACAAGCCACCCAACACATTAGACTTCAAGAAGTTCTGGAAAGCTGGTGTAAATGTGTGACAATGCAATAGCTAGACCATTAAAACATTCAACCAGGTGTCCCCTAAGGACATATTTACAACaaatgtctgtgtgtatataaagCCTAGATCAATGCATACTTTCCAACAATAGTATCTAACTAATAAGTAGTTTCTAGTGTACAGTAAcagggtttgttgttttttttagcatccTTCAATGATAAAAGAATATAATTTGCAAGCGGAAACATTCCAATTTTTGATCCATTTACCTCTTCACCGTGTACAGATCATTTTACAACCCAGATTAAGGTAGTGTTTGGTAAAGTGTGTCCAGGTCAAGACAGAGACATGAATACTAATGTTGGTCACAAAACATGTTGGTAAAGCTAAACCGTAAATCTAACTGATGTAATACTAGGAGTCTTACTTCAATTCCTGAAATATAACCACTGTACGCAAACACGttcttttcattaaaataaaacacactgtaaCCTATCACCAGAGTACATATGACAACTATGTTGCATATATGACAAGTACTGAACACATTGAACCTTAAATCTCAATGCAGCTTTAAAAGAATAGTGCACTGATTTGTGGTTTAAAACGGGCAGCATTTGAAAACTGCACTTCATTTACAGTACTAGCTAGATTTATGGCTGTCTATGAGGCATTGGCTCAATTGTCTGCAGTCCAGCTGGGTATTCTGCGTCTCAACACACAGAAAACTGATGCAGTTTAAAATGCCTTTCCATTGCACATTTAAAAGGGCCTCAAATACCgatatttaaaacaatacaacgCTCAACTACAAAGTAATTATTTAAACCACGGATACAGTGTTCCATAAAAAAGGTTTAGCTAACAGTTTAAACCTCTTAATCataaaatgttcacaaaaaatCTTACTAAAATATGTCAAGTAAAGGAAAAATTATGGTACAATATGCTGCGTGTATACTGTACTCACGGAGTACGGTAGCTACTCGCCTAGTTTTGATAAATGTTGCTGTACCTGTCGATTattactaaacagtacatttctatcGTCAGCAAAAGGGTATTTGCATCCGTTTTGTTGCTCGATGCAAAATGCAGAGGCCCAAACTATCAAGAACCCACGGCAACCAAACAATCACCCTGGGCCTTAATATGTTATCTCCTAACCAATTATTACATGGAACTGTGTAAAAATGGTCACGGGGATATAGTCAtccagcctttaaaaaaaaataaaaaatacaaatctaaacaTTATTGCAAACCCAGACAGGCCCGCGCTAGTCCCCGAGTCCCTTGTCTCATCAATTCCCTTGGCTGTGCATACATACAATCACCAACGCATACGGTGCATACagcaaaataacaacaaacaaagctGGTAATCTATTGCACCGCTATCAatcattcaaattattatttaaagcacaTTTTGCAAAACCTAAAACAACAACGTAAACCTCAATATGAAGCGGCGGTGGGAAAAGTTAAAACAGTGAAACTAGCTGCTCGACCTGTCTGGAAGCTTTCCCTCTATAAATTTCTGACAAAATGGAAGAGGATTAACTTACCTGGAAAtaaaatgaacttttttttacGTTCCCGCCTTCAATAACAACATATTATTTCAGAGGCCATAAACATAGACCAAATAAATACCAGATTACAGCCCGATTTATTTAACCTCCTCCTTCCTCGCGTACCTTGTTCTACTTGTTTAAAATGTCACCACCAGCCGTTGTTCAGAACACCCTGCGTTACTTCCGGCCTGGCCAGTCATGGGCAATGACGTCAGTCAAAAAAGTAAATTTAGCTACAGTAGCTCAGGATGCCCAGAATACCGCGCCCCCTTCCGACGTGGAggattgaaaaacaaaaccaaaccaaaaaaatttAACCTTAATACTCCGCCTTTGGTCCTGTTTTGTATCTGTATGAACAAACCACATTCGTGGCTCCAGGGCCTGACCAGTACTTGTAATGGCTTTATCTAATTCATACATGTACTCTGTcggtattttactgtaaattacTTCCTGTGTTATTTAATAATAATGGATGTTGTATCATTTTCAATAGTTTACCTTTTATTAATGTTTGCAACATTagctctaattattattattattattatttatttcttagcagacataaataataataataataataataataataataataataataataatattaattagaGCTAATGTTGTGTCTTTGCTTGTTTCTAGATCCTATATtcaaatataatgttttattctTGACTACTTGTTTTCAGCATGAAGCCAAGACACTATATAGagtaaatctatatatatatatatatatatatatatatatatatatatatatacggagagagagagagaggaaggcatggatagaacataagaacataagaacataagaacataagaacataagaacataagaa encodes the following:
- the LOC117420935 gene encoding protein ARK2N-like isoform X1 yields the protein MKMADAEKSEELVNSKTPPETPLEVAAGDKTLKTETSPSEKEGDGLLQTDPGLLSAMPCLLMELRRDSPESQQASTESEKQTPSRTYESDSSNHCMLSPSSSGHLADSDTLSSAEENGAPRAGASCAAEGGDSNSGAGGVVVAGGRKSRRSRSESEMSSTTSMAAKKNRWQATGADKQNGRLAKVKGHRSQKHKERIRLLRQKREAAARKKYNLLQDSSTSDSDLTCDSSTSSSDDDKEVSGSGKTITGNIPDGPPVLAHYDISDTNSDPEVVSVNNLLAAAVAQELKTYRTQDMGANSWQNKGDLGSSMETGHINAEFATGDLSTCGPLQVKEEINIASSDSEVEIVGVQENTRCIHPRGGVIHSISSWKHGPISQYNSTRQSHLWTAVSPQPNWSSPPEVVDLTLDEDARRKYLL
- the LOC117420935 gene encoding protein ARK2N-like isoform X4; this translates as MKMADAEKSEELVNSKTPPETPLEVAAGDKTLKTETSPSEKEGDGLLQTDPGLLSAMPCLLMELRRDSPESQQASTESEKQTPSRTYESDSSNHCMLSPSSSGHLADSDTLSSAEENGAPRAGASCAAEGGDSNSGAGGVVVAGGRKSRRSRSESEMSSTTSMAAKKNRWQATGADKQNGRLAKVKGHRSQKHKERIRLLRQKREAAARKKYNLLQDSSTSDSDLTCDSSTSSSDDDKEVSGSGKTITGNIPGHINAEFATGDLSTCGPLQVKEEINIASSDSEVEIVGVQENTRCIHPRGGVIHSISSWKHGPISQYNSTRQSHLWTAVSPQPNWSSPPEVVDLTLDEDARRKYLL
- the LOC117420935 gene encoding protein ARK2N-like isoform X2 produces the protein MKMADAEKSEELVNSKTPPETPLEVAAGDKTLKTETSPSEKEGDGLLQTDPGLLSAMPCLLMELRRDSPESQQASTESEKQTPSRTYESDSSNHCMLSPSSSGHLADSDTLSSAEENGAPRAGASCAAEGGDSNSGAGGVVVAGGRKSRRSRSESEMSSTTSMAAKKNRWQATGADKQNGRLAKVKGHRSQKHKERIRLLRQKREAAARKKYNLLQDSSTSDSDLTCDSSTSSSDDDKEVSGSGKTITGNIPAGFSRAEGSAGVTGQIQGLLDSGTSWDRNCIGNVLEEAMNRFAVMQRQTEERFRVWMDKLTRLDTDDETKPCSEPTEPQIQMIGQRVPPTTQSNACMQMSGSHLHSQAYVPYVVSHQNIDSESFQIPFNNNHPPTSFSENGNPASQDLDHSGI
- the LOC117420935 gene encoding protein ARK2N-like isoform X3 → MKMADAEKSEELVNSKTPPETPLEVAAGDKTLKTETSPSEKEGDGLLQTDPGLLSAMPCLLMELRRDSPESQQASTESEKQTPSRTYESDSSNHCMLSPSSSGHLADSDTLSSAEENGAPRAGASCAAEGGDSNSGAGGVVVAGGRKSRRSRSESEMSSTTSMAAKKNRWQATGADKQNGRLAKVKGHRSQKHKERIRLLRQKREAAARKKYNLLQDSSTSDSDLTCDSSTSSSDDDKEVSGSGKTITGNIPEHSPPPQDSNENPMDNEDNLSSEPLPTNSTPRHICRTTGRKRKRADGISSVGELVQTMQESDETYIRFMQQQMQADQDFRERQMEFDLEQRERESKASNALNVQFLAVLGRLGEALLSQRQDLPVD